In the Mytilus trossulus isolate FHL-02 chromosome 1, PNRI_Mtr1.1.1.hap1, whole genome shotgun sequence genome, one interval contains:
- the LOC134709204 gene encoding uncharacterized protein LOC134709204 has translation MILGVLVLITLERFPCNGIPISQNGDLDFVSSGKQMNLEENNDRKMQLLLDYHDYVDSEGFENPEPKLDLFQPLINDGTRIVSNGKGRQFGVGVNFLSEPDESFYSEYSLTSDKDALFQLNSPLIENVYSAIDINLEPHSNIPLQNKDIQSNKKLELIDILNNIRSIEAYKKSNTPMEHFGGLVGNNDRTESRIENTIDVGHDTQKLISNKKKRFVISFSVPPFKYRRRRKIKGKRIRRILRNRPFKIDPTYFLLGIGK, from the exons ATGATTCTAGGAGTACTGGTGTTAATTACACTGGAACGATTCCCTTGTAATGGCATTCCTATATCTCAAA ATGGTGATCTTGATTTTGTATCCTCTGGAAAACAGATGAACTTGGAAGAAAATAATGACAGAAAAATGCAGCTTCTACTAGATTACCATGACTATGTAGATTCTGAAGGATTTGAAAATCCGGAACCAAAGCTAGACTTGTTTCAACCGTTAATAAATGATGGAACACGAATCGTAAGTAACGGAAAAGGTAGGCAGTTTGGAGTCGGGGTGAATTTTCTATCTGAACCTGATGAATCATTTTACAGCGAATACTCGCTGACATCCGACAAAGATGCACTTTTTCAACTGAATAGTCCTCTGATCGAAAATGTTTATTCCGCGATTGATATAAACTTGGAACCTCACAGTAATATACCGTTGCAAAATAAGGATATACAATCGAATAAAAAATTGGAACTTATAgatatattgaataatattCGGAGCATAGAGGCTTACAAGAAGTCTAATACACCGATGGAACACTTTGGAGGATTAGTGGGTAACAATGACCGTACAGAGTCGAGGATTGAGAACACGATTGATGTTGGTCATGACACACAAAAACTTATATCGAACAAGAAAAAACGATTTGTTATTAGTTTCAGCGTTCCTCCATTTAAATATCGACGACGTCGTAAAATTAAGGGCAAACGAATACGCCGAATTCTTAGAAACAGACCTTTCAAAATAGACCCAACATATTTCCTTCTTGGAATCGGAAAATGA